A section of the Telopea speciosissima isolate NSW1024214 ecotype Mountain lineage chromosome 3, Tspe_v1, whole genome shotgun sequence genome encodes:
- the LOC122654173 gene encoding serine/threonine-protein kinase MPS1-like produces MNGSMNAKDGRINNDGYIYMVLEYGEIDLAHMLSQKWKEMDSSNWSMDENWLRFYWQQILQAVNTIHEERIVHSDLKPANFLLVKGSLKLIDFGIAKAIMSDTTNIQRDSQVGTLSYMSPEAFMCNENDANGNAIKCGRSSDIWSLGCILYQMVYGKTPFAEYKTFWAKFKVITDRNHKITYGPISNPWLLDLMKKCLAWDRNERWRIPQLLQHPFLVPPVSSQLTLPQDQSCKLLQLMAEAYGNDYEMSKAFSRLHQILTDPVPLLSSQLSTPRDQHCELLSQISRLCYQLQQHIASLGKE; encoded by the exons ATGAATGGTTCGATGaatgcaaaagatggcagaatCAATAATGATGGATACATTTACATGGTACTTGAATATGGAGAAATTGATTTGGCTCATATGCTGTCACAGAAGTGGAAAGAAATGGATAGTTCCAATTGGTCTATGGATGAGAACTGGCTTCGTTTCTATTGGCAG CAAATTCTTCAAGCAGTAAACACGATACATGAAGAGCGCATTGTGCACTCAGACTTGAAGCCAGCCAACTTCCTTCTTGTCAAAGGTTCACTAAAATTGATTGATTTTGGAATTGCTAAAGCCATCATGAGTGATACAACCAACATCCAACGAGATTCGCAG GTAGGTACACTGAGCTACATGTCTCCAGAAGCATTCATGTGTAACGAGAATGATGCGAATGGAAATGCGATCAAGTGTGGTCGATCATCGGATATCTGGTCCCTCGGCTGCATTCTTTATCAAATGGTATATGGGAAGACTCCATTtgcagaatacaagacattcTGGGCTAAGTTCAAGGTGATAACAGATCGAAACCATAAGATTACCTATGGACCGATTTCAAATCCCTGGTTGCTTGACCTTATGAAGAAGTGTCTTGCATGGGATCGAAATGAAAGGTGGCGGATACCTCAACTACTTCAACACCCTTTCCTTGTTCCTCCTGTATCGTCTCAGTTAACATTACCACAAGACCAAAGCTGTAAATTGCTTCAACTAATGGCTGAAGCCTATGGGAATGATTATGAAATGTCCAAGGCATTTTCTCGTCTCCATCAAATCCTAACTGACCCCGTTCCTCTGTTGTCATCTCAGTTGTCCACACCACGAGACCAACACTGTGAGTTGCTCTCGCAAATATCAAGGCTTTGCTATCAACTCCAGCAACACATAGCAAGCCTTGGGAAAGAGTAA
- the LOC122654174 gene encoding myb-related protein 308-like, translating to MGRSPCCEKAHTNKGAWTKEEDQRLINYIRAHGEGCWRSLPKAAGLLRCGKSCRLRWINYLRPDLKRGNFTEEEDELIIKLHSLLGNKWSLIAGRLPGRTDNEIKNYWNTHIKRKLLSRGLDPHTHRPLGATAAATTTTTTSSTTTTPYSDVVLNSSSPTHALPPEISVMNFNHNIKAEETQSNSGTTEEHQQEQSSRQQQRKYPELNLDLSISLPFQQELPSANTAESKQRQLSYQVFTASSSLPVITQAICLCCRLGFQNSQACNCQTTMITNGVHRYYSPLDL from the exons ATGGGTCGTTCTCCTTGCTGTGAGAAAGCCCACACTAACAAAGGTGCATGgaccaaagaagaagaccaGCGCCTCATCAACTACATCAGAGCCCATGGTGAGGGCTGTTGGAGATCTCTCCCCAAAGCTGCAG GTTTGCTGCGTTGTGGAAAGAGTTGTAGACTAAGATGGATTAATTACCTCAGACCTGATCTAAAAAGAGGCAATTttactgaagaagaagacgaactcATCATCAAACTCCATAGCTTACTTGGAAACAA aTGGTCTCTCATTGCTGGTAGATTACCCGGAAGAACGGATAATGAGATCAAGAATTACTGGAATACCCACATCAAACGCAAGCTCCTGAGCCGTGGACTTGACCCTCATACCCACCGACCGCTCGGGgccaccgccgccgccaccaccaccacaaccaccagcagcaccaccaccacaccTTATTCCGACGTAGTCCTCAACTCTTCTTCACCGACACATGCGCTTCCGCCGGAGATTAGCGTCATGAATTTTAACCATAACATCAAGGCCGAAGAAACACAGAGCAACAGCGGAACCACAGAAGAACACCAACAAGAGCAGAGCTCCCgacaacaacaaagaaaatacCCAGAACTCAACCTTGATCTCTCTATAAGTCTTCCTTTCCAACAAGAGCTACCGTCGGCAAATACAGCAGAATCGAAGCAACGGCAATTGTCTTACCAGGTGTTTACAGCATCGTCGTCTCTACCGGTTATCACTCAAGCCATCTGTTTGTGTTGTCgtttagggttccaaaacagCCAAGCTTGCAATTGTCAAACCACCATGATAACCAATGGTGTCCACAGGTATTACAGTCCATTAGATTTATAG